One Anthonomus grandis grandis chromosome 14, icAntGran1.3, whole genome shotgun sequence DNA window includes the following coding sequences:
- the LOC126744476 gene encoding trypsin 3A1-like, translating to MKIIVLLATLSLSLAAPGLEKVDPEHPFPFHPTVGGRIVGGETTTIDRVPYTVGLLRNGALICGGVLIGPRTVLTAAHCVAPSVISNVALLNIRSGSSTHNNGGLRIAVTRMISHPLYRDCWWCEPDYDIAVLELASNAIATGLPASVISMYEQNADFNAGTYATVAGWGATTEGGAGSTQLRKVNVPVVGNAECARVYGSIISSRTICAGYPAGGRDACQGDSGGPFVINNRLAGVVSFGAGCARPGFPGVYASVPGYRQWIRENSGI from the coding sequence CTGCCCCAGGCTTAGAGAAGGTCGACCCAGAACACCCCTTTCCCTTCCATCCAACAGTGGGAGGACGTATCGTAGGAGGTGAAACAACTACCATAGACCGTGTGCCTTACACTGTAGGTCTGCTCAGAAATGGTGCTTTAATCTGCGGTGGTGTGCTCATTGGACCCAGGACCGTCTTAACAGCTGCTCACTGTGTTGCTCCCAGCGTTATTTCCAACGTAGCCCTTCTTAACATCCGTTCTGGATCATCAACACACAATAATGGAGGTCTTCGCATTGCCGTTACCAGGATGATCTCACATCCTCTATACCGTGACTGCTGGTGGTGCGAACCCGACTACGACATCGCTGTTTTAGAATTGGCTTCCAATGCTATCGCCACTGGTCTTCCAGCGTCCGTAATTAGCATGTACGAACAAAACGCTGATTTTAATGCTGGTACTTATGCTACTGTAGCTGGATGGGGAGCTACGACTGAAGGAGGTGCTGGATCCACTCAGCTTCGTAAAGTGAACGTACCAGTTGTTGGCAACGCTGAGTGCGCTAGAGTTTATGGTTCCATAATTTCCTCGAGGACAATCTGTGCTGGATACCCTGCTGGTGGTAGAGACGCTTGCCAAGGAGACTCTGGTGGTCCATTCGTTATTAACAATAGGTTGGCTGGTGTTGTATCTTTTGGAGCAGGATGTGCAAGACCAGGATTCCCAGGAGTATATGCCAGTGTTCCTGGTTACAGACAATGGATCAGAGAAAAttctggaatttaa